The genomic stretch TATTTTTCACCCTCTATAGCCGCTTTTAAATTTTCTATCGTCGATTTTATCCCTTTTAAATGATTTAAATGTCCAAGCGCGTGCGCTGTTTCACCTTCGGAAATAGTTCTAAATAACTCTGCAACCTCTGGATACCCTTCGGCATCGGCCTGCCTTGCGTAAGCAAGGTATTTTCTATTAGCCTGAGACTCTCCCGAAAAAGCCTCCTTTAAATTATCTTCCGATTTCGACATAAAATATACCTCCTCTTTAATCATAACCGATTTATTTTATCTTATTTTCTGGATTCCTGCTTTCGCAGGAATGACAATGCTGAAATTTAACTTTTCACTCAACAGATGTCATTCCTGCGAAAGCAGGAATCCAGAAGTTGCTTAGCATTAGAAAGTTTATATATTTCTAATGCAGGATTAAGGTTATTAAAATCCCTTTTCCTGAAGCACTTTAACAGGGTCTGAAATCATATCGCTAAACTCGGCTTCTTTTTTGGAAAAACCAAATGCCAGCGCCATAAGTTGAGTTAAATATACAACCGGAAGCCCTGAATCCTTTCCAAACTTTTCGACTATCTTAGGCTGATTTACATCCAGCGCGCCCGCGCATTTTGGACAGATAAGAACAAGGAAATCCGCCCCTGCTTTTTTTGCCTTCGAAAGCGTCTGCGAACATAACGCAAAAGAGGTTTCTTCATCCTGAACAACATTTCTTCCGCCGCAGCACTGCACCTCGTTGCCGTAAAAAACGACTTCCGCACCCATAGCTTCTAAAAAATCATTCATAAACCGGGGTCTTTCGGAATTGTCTAACTCAGGTTTTTTATCGGTAAAAGTGTACATAGACGGCCTTGAGTAAAGGCATCCGTAATA from Candidatus Acidulodesulfobacterium ferriphilum encodes the following:
- a CDS encoding rubrerythrin, whose protein sequence is MSKSEDNLKEAFSGESQANRKYLAYARQADAEGYPEVAELFRTISEGETAHALGHLNHLKGIKSTIENLKAAIEGEKYEVAEMYPRMAKEARLEGNEELAKWFEMVSRAESAHAKAFEKALNELA